A window from Festucalex cinctus isolate MCC-2025b chromosome 4, RoL_Fcin_1.0, whole genome shotgun sequence encodes these proteins:
- the eprs1 gene encoding bifunctional glutamate/proline--tRNA ligase isoform X2 gives MALNLIINTSNPPLGALLTAEHVKGSVQLSVEEGKDTLLHVSDGIQFNDANSISRYLARVAPALGLYGSNLMEQTEVDHWLEFSARRLCGQPDLSASLAELDKALSLRTFLVGHALTLADMSVWAALKSHSAWPTKDKTFSHVSRWFFFLSSQVPFTALDNKYTSKKAPTRSNSVVKENKADLGKFVDLPGAEMGKVVVRFPPEASGYLHIGHAKAALLNQHYQVTFKGQLIMRFDDTNPEKEKEDFEKVILEDVAMLQIKPDQLTYTSDHFGVIMQLAEQLMSEGKAYIDDTPPDEMKQEREQRTESKCRNHTLEQNMKLWAEMKAGTERGQMCCMRAKIDMNSNNGCMRDPTLYRCKTTPHPRTRDTYKVYPTYDFACPIVDSRENVTHALRTTEYHDRDEQYYWFIDALRLRKPYIWEYSRLNLNNTVLSKRKLTWFVDEGYVDGWDDPRFPTVRGVLRRGMTVEGLKQFIAAQGGSRSVVNMEWDKIWAFNKKVIDPVAPRYTALSSSYVVPVSVPEATEEMKEVAKHPKHAEVGMKQVWYGPRVLVEGADAETFTEGEVVTFINWGNLIITKINKGADGKIASMDARLDLDNKDYKKTTKITWLTETAVAPLVPTICVNYQPLITKAVVTKDDNFKDYINRDSKMEEKMLGDPCLKTLKKGDIIQLQRRGFYICDQPYEPISPNSCRESPCVLIYIPDGHVKEMPTAGSKDKDKDKGKSQASTNTAPAASKVPFATAKAPPAAAPAATSSTTVCELFSSIVAQGETVRQLKMAKAPKEEVDKAVKQLLTLKAQFKEQTGLDYKPGMSPPASAPASAFPSGDSAPCPYTRVAQQGELVRKLKSEQAPKDQIDAAVKHLLALKAEFKKLTGQDYKPGMAPATASTAPSSAVTSSSSSSRSSSSSSSSTASSGLYERVAQQGELVRKLKLQKAPKDQVDAAVKQLLALKAEYKQATGEEYKPVAAAAQKAPAPVQNDAASATGLFEKVAEQGELVRKLKSEKAPKDQVDEAVKTLLELKNKYKTLTGQEYKPVAAAGGEDKNRKERENKSEKQGGGGAAGGAAGGAKKGKGDKASQGKDPAGGAGGAGDGSGPKKQTRLGLEAKKEENLADWYSQVITKAEMIEYYDVSGCYVLRPWSFAIWEAIKDFFDREIKKLGVENCYFPMFVSQAALEKEKTHIADFAPEVAWVTRSGKTELAEPIAVRPTSETVMYPAYAKWVQSHRDLPIKLNQWCNVVRWEFKHPQPFLRTREFLWQEGHTAFATKEEAAKEVLQILDLYARVYEELMAIPVVKGRKTEKEKFAGGDYTTTVEAFISASGRAIQGATSHHLGQNFSRMFEITFEDPKKPGEKQLAFQNSWGLTTRTIGVLTMVHGDNMGLVLPPRVACLQVVIIPCGITASMPEQEKEALMNQCAKYVNRLQAADIRVKCDVRDNYSPGWKFNHWELKGVPIRMEVGPKDMQLRQCVAVRRDTGEKLTIPDAEVEKKLAAVLEDIQTCLFNKASHDLKTHMVAADTMEQFQKELDSGKIVQIPFCGGMECEDWIKKTTAKDQDLEPGAPSMGAKSLCIPFSPLKTLQPGQLCVCGKVPAQYYTMFGRSY, from the exons ATGGCGTTAAACCTGATCATCAACACTAGCAACCCGCCTTTAG GAGCCCTCCTGACCGCCGAACACGTGAAAGGAAGCGTGCAACTGTCAGTGGAGGAAGGCAAGGACACTCTCCTTCACGTCTCTGA TGGCATCCAGTTCAATGACGCAAACTCCATCAGCCGATACTTGGCGCGAGTGGCGCCGGCTCTCGGCCTCTATGGATCCAACCTGATGGAGCAGACTGAG gTGGATCACTGGCTGGAATTCAGCGCTCGACGTCTTTGCGGTCAGCCCGATTTGAGCGCATCTCTGGCCGAGCTGGACAAGGCCCTCTCGCTGAGAACCTTCCTGGTGGGCCACGCGCTCACCCTGGCCGACATGTCCGTGTGGGCCGCCCTCAAAA GTCACAGCGCCTGGCCCACCAAGGACAAGACTTTCAGCCATGTCAGTCGGTGGTTCTTCTTCCTGAGCTCTCAGGTTCCCTTCACTGCCTTGGACAACAAATACACCAGCAAAAAAGCTCCAACTAGGTCCAAT TCGGTGGTGAAGGAGAATAAGGCCGACCTCGGAAAGTTTGTGGACTTGCCCGGAGCCGAGATGGGCAAGGTGGTTGTTCGATTCCCACCTGAAGCCAGCGG GTATCTGCACATCGGCCATGCCAAGGCCGCTTTGCTCAACCAGCACTACCAGGTCACCTTTAAAGGTCAGCTCATCATGCGCTTTGACGACACCAACccagagaaggagaaggaggactTTGAAaag GTGATCCTGGAGGATGTGGCTATGCTGCAGATCAAGCCGGACCAGTTGACCTACACCAGCGACCACTTTGGCGTCATCATGCAGCTGGCCGAGCAGCTGATGAGTGAGGGCAAGGCCTACATCGATGATACGCCCCCTGACGAAATGAAGCAGGAGCGGGAGCAGCGTACCGAGTCCAAGTGCAGGAATCACA ctttggAGCAGAACATGAAGCTCTGGGCGGAGATGAAAGCCGGCACCGAGCGCGGTCAGATGTGCTGCATGAGGGCCAAGATCGACATGAACTCCAACAACGGCTGCATGCGGGACCCCACGTTGTACCGCTGCAAGACCACCCCCCACCCACGCACCAGAGACACATACAA GGTCTACCCAACGTACGACTTCGCCTGCCCTATCGTGGACAGCAGAGAGAATGTGACGCACGCCCTGAGGACCACCGAATACCACGACCGTGACGAGCAGTACTATTGGTTCATCGACGCGCTGCGCCTCAGGAAGCCGTACATTTGGGAGTATTCCCGCCTCAACCTGAACAACACGGTGCTGTCCAAACGCAAGCTGACGTGGTTCGTGGATGAAGGCTACGTGGATGGATG ggaCGACCCTCGCTTCCCCACAGTCAGAGGGGTCCTGAGGAGAGGAATGACCGTGGAGGGCCTGAAACAGTTCATCGCGGCACAG GGTGGATCCAGATCAGTGGTGAACATGGAGTGGGACAAGATCTGGGCCTTCAATAAGAAG GTGATTGACCCAGTAGCGCCCAGATACACGGCTCTATCCAGCTCATACGTGGTTCCCGTTTCTGTTCCGGAAGCTACGGAGGAGATGAAAGAGGTGGCCAAACATCCAAAG CATGCCGAAGTGGGGATGAAGCAGGTGTGGTACGGACCCCGAGTGCTGGTGGAAGGAGCGGATGCAGAGACGTTCACGGAGGGTGAGGTGGTCACCTTCATTAACTGGGGCAACCTCATCATCACCAAGATCAACAA AGGGGCTGACGGTAAGATCGCGTCCATGGATGCCCGCCTGGACCTGGACAACAAGGACTACAAGAAGACTACCAAGATCACCTGGCTAACGGAGACCGCCGTCGCCCCCCTCGTGCCAACCATCTGCGTCAACTACCAGCCCCTCATCACCAAAGCGGTCGTCACCAAGGACGACAACTTCAAGGACTACATCAACAGAGACAGCAAG ATGGAGGAGAAAATGCTGGGCGACCCCTGTCTGAAGACTTTAAAGAAAGGTGACATTATTCAGCTCCAGAGGCGGGGATTCTACATCTGTGACCAGCCctatgagccaatcag TCCTAACAGCTGCAGGGAGAGTCCATGTGTCCTCATCTACATTCCCGATGGTCATGTCAAGGAGATGCCCACTGCCGGCTCCAAAGACAAAGACAAGGACAAGGGCAAGAGCCAGGCATCCACCAACACG GCCCCAGCTGCTTCCAAAGTGCCCTTCGCCACTGCCAAAGCGCCCCCCGCCGCTGCACCTGCGGCCACTTCCTCCACCACAGTTTGTGAGCTTTTCTCGAGTATCGTCGCTCAGGGAGAAACTGTCCGCCAGCTGAAGATGGCCAAAGCACCCAAAGAGGAAGTGGACAAGGCAGTGAAGCAGCTTCTTACCCTCAAG GCTCAGTTTAAGGAACAGACTGGATTGGACTACAAGCCGGGTATGTCTCCCCCTGCCTCCGCCCCAGCTTCAGCTTTCCCATCAGGAGATTCTGCTCCCTGCCCATATACACGCGTCGCTCAGCAGGGCGAGCTTGTCAGGAAGCTGAAGTCAGAGCAGGCGCCAAAG GACCAAATCGACGCGGCGGTCAAGCATCTCCTGGCACTCAAGGCCGAGTTTAAAAAGTTGACGGGTCAGGATTACAAACCCGGGATGGCGCCGGCTACGGCTTCCACTGCTCCTTCGTCTGCCGtgacctcttcttcttcctcctcccgctcctcctcctcctcctcctcttctaccGCTTCATCCGGCTTGTACGAGCGTGTCGCGCAGCAGGGAGAGCTTGTGCGGAAACTCAAGTTGCAAAAAGCACCCAAG GACCAAGTGGACGCAGCAGTCAAGCAGCTGCTCGCCCTGAAGGCCGAGTACAAGCAGGCCACCGGCGAGGAGTACAAACCCGTGGCGGCTGCGGCCCAGAAAGCACCAGCTCCAGTTCAGAATGATGCTGCCTCTGCCACTGGCCTCTTTGAGAAGGTGGCTGAGCAGGGAGAGTTGGTCAGGAAGCTGAAGTCTGAAAAAGCCCCCAAG GATCAGGTGGACGAAGCCGTGAAGACTTTGCTGGAGCTGAAGAACAAATACAAGACACTCACTGGGCAGGAGTACAAACCGGTGGCGGCAGCTGGTGGCGAGGACAAGAACCGCAAGGAGAGAGAGAACAAGTCTGAGAAGCAGGGAGGAGGAGGTGCAGCAGGAGGAGCTGCCGGAGGAGCCAAGAAGGGGAAAGGAGACAAGGCAAGTCAGGGCAAGGATcctgccggaggagctggtggcGCAGGAGATGGTTCAGGACCCAAGAAACAAACTCG CTTGGGCTTAGAAGCTAAGAAGGAGGAGAACCTGGCAGACTGGTACTCTCAG GTGATCACCAAGGCGGAGATGATCGAGTACTACGACGTGAGCGGCTGCTACGTGCTGCGCCCGTGGTCCTTCGCCATCTGGGAGGCCATCAAGGACTTCTTTGACCGCGAGATCAAGAAGCTGGGCGTGGAGAACTGTTACTTCCCCATGTTCGTGTCACAGGCCGCCCTGGAGAAGGAAAAGACGCACATTGCAGACTTTGCTCCAGAG GTTGCCTGGGTAACACGTTCAGGGAAGACAGAGTTGGCAGAGCCCATTGCTGTCAGACCCACCAGCGAGACTG tgatgtatCCAGCCTATGCCAAATGGGTTCAGTCCCATAGAGATCTGCCAATCAAGCTCAACCAGTGGTGTAATGTTGTG AGATGGGAGTTCAAACACCCTCAGCCCTTCCTGAGGACTCGTGAGTTCTTGTGGCAGGAGGGACACACAGCCTTTGCGACCAAAGAGGAGGCTGCTAAGGAG GTGCTTCAGATCCTGGACCTGTACGCCAGAGTGTATGAGGAGCTGATGGCCATCCCAGTGGTGAAAGGCAGGAAGACTGAGAAGGAGAAGTTTGCAGGAGGCGATTACACCACCACCGTCGAGGCCTTCATCTCCGCCAGCGGTCGAGCCATCCAA GGCGCCACGTCCCACCATCTCGGTCAGAACTTCTCCAGGATGTTCGAGATCACGTTCGAAGACCCCAAGAAGCCTGGCGAGAAGCAGCTGGCCTTCCAAAACTCTTGGGGTCTTACCACCAGGACCATTGGCGTCCTCACCATGGTGCACGGAGACAACATGGGGCTGGTGCTGCCTCCCAGAGTGGCCTGTCTTCAG GTTGTCATCATTCCATGCGGAATCACAGCATCGATGCCAGAGCAGGAGAAGGAAGCGCTGATGAACCAGTGCGCCAAGTACGTCAACAGGCTGCAAGCCGCCGACATCAGAGTCAAGTGCGACGTCCGCGACAACTACTCACCGGGATGGAAGTTCAACCATTGGGAGCTCAAG GGAGTTCCCATCCGTATGGAGGTGGGCCCGAAGGACATGCAGCTGCGGCAGTGCGTCGCCGTGAGGAGAGACACCGGCGAGAAGTTGACCATCCCCGACGCCGAGGTGGAGAAGAAACTGGCTGCCGTGCTGGAGGACATTCAGACCTGCTTGTTCAATAA AGCATCACATGACCTGAAGACTCACATGGTGGCTGCAGACACGATGGAACAATTCCAGAAGGAACTCGACTCTGGCAAG ATTGTCCAGATTCCGTTCTGTGGTGGCATGGAGTGCGAGGACTGGATCAAGAAAACCACTGCCAA GGATCAAGACCTGGAGCCAGGAGCGCCATCCATGGGCGCAAAGAGTCTGTGCATCCCTTTCTCGCCACTCAAGACGCTGCAGCCCGGCCAGTTGTGTGTCTGCGGCAAGGTGCCGGCTCAGTACTACACCATGTTTGGACGAAGCTACTGA